A single Actinomadura algeriensis DNA region contains:
- a CDS encoding carbohydrate ABC transporter permease — protein MTATLTRRTRTPARDRPDASGRRRRRGPGAYAVLVALIAMAGIMLIPFVVVLFNALKTPQEYSSNGPLSLPEGVYLDGLRAFWERTEFGQVLVNSAVISGSVAVLAVLLSVLNAYALGIGRIKGRMWVLVLLLLANTLPQEALVYPLYYLSKELGLYDTRIAVIIVFTVIQSAFGTYLLSSVLSAFPRPLLEAARIDGAGRFQILWRVVVPVIRPTLMVLMVFFFVWTWNEFLIPMVFLISNDNQTVSVALGVLQGQRMMDATMSSAASLLGLLPTVVFFLVFQRTLSRGLTAGAVK, from the coding sequence GTGACCGCGACGCTCACCAGGCGCACCCGCACGCCGGCCCGCGACCGTCCGGACGCGTCCGGACGGCGCCGCCGCCGTGGACCGGGCGCCTACGCGGTGCTGGTCGCGCTGATCGCGATGGCGGGGATCATGCTGATCCCGTTCGTCGTCGTGCTGTTCAACGCGCTGAAGACCCCGCAGGAGTACTCCTCCAACGGCCCCCTGTCGCTGCCCGAGGGCGTCTACCTGGACGGCCTCCGCGCGTTCTGGGAACGGACCGAGTTCGGCCAGGTGCTGGTCAACAGCGCCGTCATCAGCGGCTCGGTCGCGGTGCTGGCGGTGCTGCTGTCGGTCCTGAACGCCTACGCGCTCGGCATCGGCCGCATCAAGGGACGCATGTGGGTGCTGGTCCTGCTGCTGCTGGCGAACACGCTGCCGCAGGAGGCGCTGGTCTACCCGCTGTACTACCTGTCCAAGGAGCTGGGGCTCTACGACACCCGCATCGCGGTGATCATCGTGTTCACGGTGATCCAGAGCGCGTTCGGCACCTACCTGCTGTCGTCGGTGCTGTCGGCGTTCCCGCGCCCGCTGCTGGAGGCCGCCCGCATCGACGGCGCCGGCCGGTTCCAGATCCTCTGGCGGGTCGTGGTCCCGGTGATCCGGCCGACGCTGATGGTGCTGATGGTCTTCTTCTTCGTGTGGACCTGGAACGAGTTCCTGATCCCCATGGTCTTCCTCATCTCCAACGACAACCAGACGGTCTCGGTCGCGCTCGGCGTCCTGCAGGGCCAGCGGATGATGGACGCCACGATGTCCAGCGCCGCCTCGCTGCTCGGCCTGCTCCCGACCGTCGTGTTCTTCCTCGTCTTCCAGCGCACGCTCTCGCGCGGACTCACGGCAGGAGCAGTCAAGTAA
- a CDS encoding carbohydrate ABC transporter permease, with amino-acid sequence MSGRSPGRAGGLGGRLAYLPYLLPGLLLFAGVIGIPFLMNIGTSFTEWSGVGSPEWVGLENYKELMGDEKFWSSFRNNVFVIIGMAIVPTIVGLVLAGALTDLIDRHFGSRTAAVLRACIYLPQVLPVVIAGVVWSWLLAPDGGAVNALLDAVGLGSLAHNWLGDPDTALWSVLGVMVWTQIGFPLVIFMSGLQRVDPSLYEAAEIDGASWARRFWHVTVPQIRPEIFVVLLWTTIAALKAFPQIFVLTKGGPGGATNVPSYYSYVSFFEKQDVGYGSAIATVLTLVIIALTVVFLRAQGRELEGEDR; translated from the coding sequence GTGAGCGGACGGTCGCCCGGGCGGGCCGGCGGCCTCGGCGGCCGGCTCGCCTACCTCCCCTACCTGCTCCCGGGGCTGCTGCTGTTCGCCGGCGTGATCGGGATCCCGTTCCTGATGAACATCGGGACGAGTTTCACCGAGTGGTCGGGCGTCGGCAGCCCCGAGTGGGTCGGCCTGGAGAACTACAAGGAGCTGATGGGGGACGAGAAGTTCTGGTCCTCCTTCCGCAACAACGTCTTCGTCATCATCGGCATGGCGATCGTCCCGACGATCGTCGGGCTGGTGCTGGCCGGCGCGCTGACCGACCTGATCGACCGGCACTTCGGGTCCCGCACCGCGGCCGTCCTGCGCGCCTGCATCTACCTGCCGCAGGTGCTGCCGGTCGTCATCGCGGGCGTCGTGTGGAGCTGGCTGCTGGCCCCCGACGGCGGCGCCGTCAACGCGCTGCTCGACGCGGTGGGCCTCGGCTCGCTCGCGCACAACTGGCTCGGCGACCCGGACACGGCGCTCTGGTCCGTGCTGGGCGTCATGGTCTGGACGCAGATCGGGTTCCCCCTCGTGATCTTCATGTCGGGGCTGCAGCGGGTCGACCCGTCGCTGTACGAGGCGGCCGAGATCGACGGCGCGTCGTGGGCCCGCCGGTTCTGGCACGTCACCGTCCCGCAGATCCGCCCGGAGATCTTCGTGGTCCTGCTCTGGACGACGATCGCCGCGCTGAAGGCGTTCCCGCAGATCTTCGTCCTCACCAAGGGCGGTCCGGGCGGGGCGACGAACGTGCCGTCCTACTACTCCTACGTGAGCTTCTTCGAGAAGCAGGACGTGGGCTACGGCTCGGCGATCGCGACCGTGCTGACCCTCGTGATCATCGCACTGACCGTCGTCTTCCTGCGTGCGCAGGGACGTGAGCTGGAGGGGGAGGACCGGTGA
- a CDS encoding extracellular solute-binding protein produces MMKAGRGAALIAAVAASALALTGCGGGDAESDPNVLKLWHYESPDSAMGVAWNAAIKEFEKTHPGVKVEFEEKGFEQIQKTASMVLNSDDAPDIMEYNKGSATAGKLSSQGLLADMTAEVKERGWDKMISPNVAVTAKYDGEGTMGGDKWFGIPNYAEYVMVYYNKELFEKHGVEVPTTMTEFTEALDKFVAEGVTPLTNAGAEYMAQQYVYQLALSKADRNWISNYQRYTGPVNFTDDAWTHGATTFQQWVEKGYVDKNTVGQKAEEAGVAFMKGEYPMMFSGSWWFGRVNAESKFDWGTFVWPEAKFTLGSSGNLWVVPEGSENKDLAYDFINITLQKNIQNQLGNAGGIPIAADPSAITDEKSKKLIADFNELTKGDKLAYYPDWPVPGFYDALVAQFQKVMNGEDPKESLAPLQTTYEDGLPK; encoded by the coding sequence ATGATGAAGGCAGGCAGGGGCGCGGCCCTGATCGCGGCGGTGGCCGCGAGCGCGCTCGCGCTCACGGGCTGCGGCGGCGGCGACGCCGAGTCCGACCCGAACGTCCTCAAGCTCTGGCACTACGAGTCTCCCGACAGCGCCATGGGCGTCGCGTGGAACGCGGCGATCAAGGAGTTCGAGAAGACCCACCCGGGCGTCAAGGTCGAGTTCGAGGAGAAGGGCTTCGAGCAGATCCAGAAGACCGCCTCGATGGTCCTGAACTCCGACGACGCCCCCGACATCATGGAGTACAACAAGGGCAGCGCCACCGCGGGGAAGCTGTCCAGCCAGGGGCTGCTGGCCGACATGACCGCGGAGGTCAAGGAGCGCGGCTGGGACAAGATGATCAGCCCGAACGTCGCCGTGACCGCCAAGTACGACGGCGAGGGCACCATGGGCGGCGACAAGTGGTTCGGCATCCCGAACTACGCCGAGTACGTCATGGTCTATTACAACAAGGAGCTGTTCGAGAAGCACGGCGTCGAGGTCCCGACCACGATGACCGAGTTCACCGAGGCTCTCGACAAGTTCGTCGCCGAGGGCGTCACCCCGCTGACCAACGCGGGCGCGGAGTACATGGCGCAGCAGTACGTCTATCAGCTCGCGCTCTCCAAGGCCGACCGCAACTGGATCAGCAACTACCAGCGCTACACCGGCCCGGTGAACTTCACCGACGACGCCTGGACGCACGGCGCGACCACGTTCCAGCAGTGGGTGGAGAAGGGGTACGTCGACAAGAACACCGTCGGGCAGAAGGCCGAGGAGGCCGGAGTCGCCTTCATGAAGGGCGAGTACCCGATGATGTTCTCCGGCAGCTGGTGGTTCGGCCGGGTGAACGCGGAGTCGAAGTTCGACTGGGGCACGTTCGTCTGGCCCGAGGCCAAGTTCACGCTCGGCTCCAGCGGCAACCTGTGGGTCGTCCCGGAGGGGTCCGAGAACAAGGACCTCGCCTACGACTTCATCAACATCACGCTGCAGAAGAACATCCAGAACCAGCTCGGCAACGCGGGCGGCATCCCGATCGCGGCCGACCCGAGCGCGATCACCGACGAGAAGTCCAAGAAGCTCATCGCCGACTTCAACGAGCTGACGAAGGGCGACAAGCTCGCCTACTACCCGGACTGGCCGGTGCCGGGCTTCTATGACGCCCTGGTCGCGCAGTTCCAGAAGGTCATGAACGGGGAGGACCCGAAGGAGTCCCTCGCTCCCCTGCAGACCACCTACGAGGACGGCCTGCCGAAGTGA